Proteins encoded together in one Mastomys coucha isolate ucsf_1 unplaced genomic scaffold, UCSF_Mcou_1 pScaffold16, whole genome shotgun sequence window:
- the LOC116094151 gene encoding late cornified envelope protein 1C-like, protein MSCQQSQQQCQPPPKCTPKCPPKCQTPKCPPKCPPKCPPKCPPVSSCCSLGSGGCCGSSSGGCCGSSSGGCCSSGGGGCCLSHHRPRRSLRRHRHSSGCCSSGGSSGCCGSSGGSSGCCGSSGGSSGCCGSSGGSSGCCGSSGGGSQQSGGCC, encoded by the coding sequence ATGTCCTGCCAGCAGAGCCAGCAACAATGCCAACCCCCTCCCAAGTGCACCCCCAAGtgccctcccaagtgccagaCCCCAAAATGTCCCCCAAAGTGCCCCCCGAAATGTCCTCCCAAGTGCCCCCCTGTGTCTTCCTGCTGTAGCCTGGGCTCTGGGGGCTGCTGTGGTTCCAGCTCTGGTGGTTGCTGTGGTTCCAGCTCTGGAGGCTGCTGCAGCTCTGGGGGTGGAGGCTGCTGCCTGAGCCACCACAGACCCCGCAGATCTCTCCGTCGCCATCGTCACAGCTCTGGATGCTGTAGCAGTGGTGGCAGTAGTGGCTgctgtggcagcagtggtggcagcagtggttgctgtggcagcagtggtggcagcagtggctgctgtggcagcagtggtggcagcagtggctgctgtggcagcagtggtggtggtagtcAGCAGTCTGGAGGCTGCTGCTGA